The sequence GAGatgaaatcttccagtgttttacctttagtgttggtATTTGTATCACCCCAGATTGGACTatggccattaagatcacccattataatgcaggatttcggaagttgatcatagagagcttgaagatcagacacaTGAGGTgtggaagaaggcggaatatacagtgagcatattgtaaaagcaatatgaagagttagtctcactgcaacggcttcaAGGTTAGTTTTTAGTGTTACAGGGCTGtgaataatattttgtttaacaaGGATCGATAATCCACCGGTGGCCCTATCATCCGGAGGtgagaaagaatgatatgcatcaaactgacgtaaattaaaagtatctgtctgtttcaggtacGTTTCCTGTAGACAGAAAGCTCATGGTGCAAACatttggactaatagctgtaattcattaaaatgtgtcctcaatcctctacaattccactgtactatattgTTGGATGACATTATCTTttgggtgggttgattggggacttttttgagggcgacaaacTGTGGGCCCTAGGATGGACGTTTTCAGAGATGTCCATGTGGTcgagagatccatatttgttatatagctgaattctattttccgacccttttggggctctgccactttgctttttggCAGCATCGAGCTTCAGCTGAGGTTTGCTTTCCACATCTGGCTGACTATCGGATGATGACTGAAACTGTGAACGTGATTGAGAAGACGACGTATGATTAGATGATTGTTGTGAAACTTCCTCTGACGTACTAGGTATTGATTCCgcagtttgagatgatgtagcagGATATAGATTCTGTGAAGAGTTGCCttttatccaagtcaagtttgtttggcagcttgtggttgatttaGATACTTTAAGGCTTAACTCGATTGGTGTTTTGGTTACTGACGCATAACTTTCTGTCAGTTCCGATCTCTGTACAAGTTTTTTTGGCATCAGAAAAACTAATGTTAAATTTGAtgggtaaatttgatcttgttgatctgcatttgttctttccaaattggacattcTTCAGAGGAAGGAGAATGAtcacctgaacagttggtgcatttcttaaaagtacttgtacaatcttccgttgtgtgtgtctcctgaccacagtgagcacacacagcagacaatgctaaaaacaaacggatctccagcttgcagcaccaaggatacccggatgatatacttaAGCAGAATaatataaaagtaattattccacctgattggcccatgagccacctccttctgggcatacgactctagtcaaaaacatacacaacatgatacatttgaaaAAATAGCCTCAAGATATGACCAAACATGAAAAATTAAATTGACAATATCATAAATTGTGAGCATTACACAGTtgcagctcagggcttggcgtgacctgccgattgatagaactgggccagttctaccacccgtctaggtgaagtaaggatcgaagtggtgtgttgagcaaaaggagcAAAGTGGTtcagtctcctactgccctcaaccaccagactaccgtcctccaccgacacgggatgCAACACAAGGCAAACACGtggcccaatttggtcgcctcttacgaccagcaatgagGTGCTATGGACACATCCTGTCCCGGATCCACATGGAAGAAGAGCACTTAGCCTTACCCAGTACTCACGACGAGGAGGTGGCCAACTGCAATGGAAATCATTCAGCATATTCTAAGGATCGCCCCACGTGGAAAATGCAGATGGAGATCAACATGATTAAATACACTAATAATATCAGTTTTACTGAAGCCAAAAAGTTGATACAGTCAAGGGACACTTGCGAAACTTAAGCCTCCATCGCCAGAATACCATCAAAAATGACCAACAGAGAAAATACTTCTCCAGTCATTACCTTGTCACatgcctgtcaaacagacttgacgtgAATAAACACAGACGTTTCTAAAAACCTTTCTCCTGAGCAATCAGCACAGACAGCAGAATCACTTCCTGATCAGCAGAACTTTTCTCAGCAACAATCTCCCGTTTCTCAACTTCGATCACAAGCATggaaaaatgagtgagtgagtgagtttagttttacgccgcactcagcaatattacagctatatggcggcggtctgtaaataatcgagtctggaccagacaatccagtgatcaacaacatgagcatcgatctgcacaattgggaaccgatgacatgtgtcaaccaagtcagcgagcctgaccacccgatcccgttagtcgcctcttacgacaagctgagtcgccttttatggcaagcatgggttgctgaaggcctattctaccccggggccttcacgggtctggtaaAATGAGAAACAGACAGGTAAAACAAAGATCAAGTCAAGGTCAGACACTTCAAGACCAAATCGAGCTGCTAAAAGGTCAGACAAGATCAAATTATTTAACAAGTTTGGGTCactagaagatatggatgtgtctgataacATCTATCCTCAGGCACATAGTGCGGgatagatccccaatcaacccaccataGTTTCTTCCAAAAATGTAATACTAACCTCCAAGCTTGCAGTGAAGCAACTCGTCACGTTACTTTTACACTATGCTTTTTGTATATACCGCCTCCCTCTGCACTCCAACAGTCAGATCTGCAAggtctctatgatcaacttcctaagccgtgtatcataatgggtaATCTCAGTGGCCATAACCATctatggggtggtacaaacacaaactcaaAAGGgtaaatactggaagattttatctccaataaagacttatgtttatacaatgcTGATTCAAGCATTTATCTACACCCAGCACCCAatcctactcttctctggatctgtctcttgcagactctacttAATGagtttgattggtcagtccacaatgatctctgcggaagtgaccattttccaactatattatcaGAACTTAGTCCGTCTGGCCGCCCATCATATACGAGATGGAATTTTCCCAAAGCAAACTGGTTCTTATTTCAAACGctatgcacatctaaactaagACCCGAATATGTTAGTGACATAGCTGATCCTATTCAGTGTTTTTCagacgttttaaatgaaattgctgatgagtgtataccaaagtcctctacaactccacatgtgcggaaaccatggtttaatacagctTGTAGACAAGACAGGAACGTGAGCAAAAAGGCAGAAAactatttccgccatcacccagctgtccacaacttaaataaatttaaaattctcaatgcgaaggcacgtcgtaccttcaaacaaaataaacggcaaTCAACTCACGTACGCCAGtgtctaaggtatggaacatggttccaagaattaaaggtaaaggttcaaaagctgctgttcaccatcttaaagatggggataatgtaattactgacacatctgaaattgcaaataaaattggcaaAACTCTTGCCAAGAATTCATTGTCAgcgaattatgtccctgagttttaGAGATATCAGAAGCAAcatgaaaagacaaaacttaatttcaatTCAACTAACggcgaagattacaatgaaatgttttcgttacatgagaTCCATATGGCTTTTGAGCAagttcatgacactgcaacaggtgatgataatatacattaccagctactgaaacacttaggataactgtatatggatgacaacttcttcaatactggaacacgacgtttcgatacaggttcttgtatcgttttcaaagtgtaaatgatacagggagagaacaggcggtatatatacataaactaatTAACAAGTAATGATAAAGACAACGGGTAAAAAGGATAACATGGAAGCCAGTAGTGCACAGAGCCTAGTATGAATACAAGTTAACAAAGTGATGATAACTAAGGAAGCCAGTGAGGTACACAGAGTGGGTTGTTTGTACAGTAGGCTAGAGGGGTTTGATGAGCTCATCGTAAGCTGTGGGGATGGGGAAaccttggtctctgttaatcAGGGGTCGTATCTTTTGATGTCGATTGCTTCAGTTATTTTCCTTTTGGTAaagtctgattggttctttgAGAGGATGGTGTAGTCAGTCCAGTTGATTTGGTGATCGGGATGGGCCGCTATGTGATCTGACACTGCTGATTTCTGGTCCGATTTGATGGTAgatttctgatgttccttgCTTCTGGTGTCGATAGGCCTGGATGTTTCTCCTATGTATGAGTGCTCACAATTGCAGTCAATTTTGTAGATTACATCCTTGGGGTTGGGTTTTATGGCTTGTGGGTGCTTTCTTCCATTGGCCTGTAGGAGAGTGTTGATGGTGACAGAGGTGGTGAAGGTGGTGTCTATTCCTGCTTGTTGCTTAAGAAGCCTGCTGATCTGGTGGGAGGGCTTGCCGGTGTATGGGATGGAAATCTTTATTGGAGCAGATTCAGGTCGAGAGGGTTAGGAAGTAGGTGGTGATAAAGTTGCTGCAATTTTCCTGTTCACTAGCTGGGGTTGGTAATCATTAAGGTTGCCAAAAACATCTCTCAGGTGGTTGATCTCCTCATGCAGTTTTATAGAACTTACGTTCTTAGCTCTTCTTGTAAGTGTGGAGATAATACCTGACTTCACTCGTGGAGGGTGGTTGGACTGATAGTGGACGTACTGGTTGGTGTGGGTTGGTTTCCGGTATACTGTTGTCTGAAGCTGGTTAGAaacttacctgaatcatgtttgatgacacttttggatCTATCTGATAAAATATGGCCGTCTGGCAACTTTAATCCTTCGTCACGAAATGTCATTTGTTACGGTTACGAATTTACCATGACAAACTATTGaacaaatccccttgtaaaccagcaaaacagaacaaagacaagttgtttacgttcaaattctgtattgttAAACAACGAGAGCAagatatacagagtcacaagtcaatataacaatgtagatttcaggtacatttcaagagagacaaaatctaagtcagtgggtcacaaaaaatacaatatttcaaactcacccaagtcttgatgtgagagggaacagctatggcaaaatgtaaacaaagcgaccggtgcgacagcagataatgtagacagGATTTCAAGCGTGGCAGAGATGTAAATCCAGcagatatgaatgagtgtcagtgtgagtgtcgccctcaacacggcaaccagcctatttatatatataactaAGTcacttcccgaaagttcgggcacaaacggaCGTCTttaacactgtagaatggtctcgaaacagtatcccggaagtgaaacatcgaaaactaggagaaGGTACATTCCGGaatgccagaatgctaaaagtgttgaccagatattaaaacgaaatgtgacccgtaatatttactattcaaaacactagacattgtgacccaataataattaatacagaggtgataaaaaatatacaggaagtacacactcgtaacacattGTAGTTCATATACGAAAACCTGGCAGgaatcatacagatccgtcgaattatagaCAAATATCGTTAACCAGCTGTGtgtgcaaaaccatggaacgtatggtgaataatagagtagcttggtatcttgaaaccaaaaaccttatcacaaatattcaatgtggtttcaggaaaaatcacagtaccattgatcatttggtacgtttagaatcctttggtcaataaacaacatgctgtatcaattttcttgaaaaatcttatgatacaacctggaagcatggcattttgaaagatctgcatgattttggtttgagaggccgtttgcctctttttacatgacattttttaaaagacaggcaatttcaaattCGTACAGGTTCAACTCTGTCTAATGATTGCAATCAGGGTCAGGGTGTTCTCCagggcagtattctgtctgtgaccttatttagcattaagatcaatagtttatccaaagttttaaatgattcaattggtGGATCacttttgtggatgattttaatatttcctgtcgtggtaaaaatatgcataccatcgaacggcaaatgcagttatgtttaaataaaataaataaatggtgtcctGAAAACGGTTCCAAATTCTCAAAGTCGTAAACTAACTGTttacacttttgtaggaaatataaaccgcataaggacccagaactgtatttaagtggcactcccattaaagttgtaaaggagtcCAAGTTCCTGGGCCtagttttcgactcccatttaaccttcttaccgcactTTGAATTCCTTAAAACCAaatacctgagtgagtgagttaatatttagcgtcacatcggcaatatctcagccatatcgtgacgagaacgttaaatactgaaatgaaatatatggatgctaaaaaaacctgtcaacgagggacagtaaaacaactagaatatcacaatttggattaaaactagtgtggaaagataaaactaatatcactattcggacaatacaacataaaaacaggctatagatcgccaacaactgaaggtagatcaccatactaggggccatggggacttacagtacgtttgctacctgcatggtccctagctgggtttacaccatcccctcagctgctggcgactgtatccaagattagccacaatttaaaatgacatatattctacgattaaaaagtggaagattaaatctgacttatactgtttttggacttacgtaccctctcaggaggacaataattttacggtacttcaacccccttcgaggatacagccactaacaatcttaagttgataattcaacttccaattataaaatagtaatctatttacaagtcatgtaacagttctaattcttttaaaaatgcaatgattaaatgagcactaacattactaaaaagatccttcatagttcttgatttaaaaaagttatcccttgtgatggaatattccacacagtcaagcaagacatgcttgactgtgattctttcatcacaagggatacaaaacggaggatcttcacctttaagcaaatattcatgtgtgtatcgtgtgtggccaatacgacatcgtcgcatgatgacctcttcaaatctggactgacaacccaagtaggtgtaaccaatatagggttttattgcatgtaatttatttatgcccacttgggtgtcccacttcttctgcatcagatcacggatgtaagttctaatgctggctttataatcagagtatggaataagaagtggtgtcacagatttgttgagtgctgccttggcagcaagatcggccatcacattcccagaaatacctacgtgactgggtaaccaacaaaagacgatgtcgtattggccagtagcaagagtattatacaattcaataatttcaattaaaagcgcatgtttacaagaaatgtttttaatagcctgaagacaagaaagagagtcggaatatattatatactgtttacgtttagggtgtctttgaatatatttaagagctgttaatatggcgttagcttctgctgtaaaaatagaactattatctggtaatctagaagatattgttctggatccaatgacagtagcacaagctactgctccaccgtccttggacccatctgtaaataaggatttgtgattgttatatgtatgtttcaattgattatattcttgtttatactgtaattcattagtttctgattttttaaatgtagttaatgttaggtcaacctgtggcctaaccaactgccatgggggagaggaaagaagacgggaaggagctatattgttcagctcaataccagcagcagcaataaacggctttattctgagcccaagaggtggaacaagagaagactttttgctatacaaatcctcataaaggggattgaagacacagttatatgcagggttagattcgttagagtatagttttatgatatattgtaaagataatttgatacggcgttgtgcaagagatggctcatcggcctcaacgtaaagactgtcaataggtgaagttctgaaggacccaagacaaagtcttagaccttggtgatggacaggatcaagaagtttaagattgcttttgcaggctccaccatagacgatggagccataatcaagtttagaacgaacgagtgatcgatataaatggagaagggtagcttgatcccctccccattttgaatttgaaaccactttcaacaagtcaagagctttcaggcatttacttttaagtgatttaatatgtggtaaaaacgttaagtgtgaatcaaagattagacccaagaacttggcttccttcacaaccttaatgggcgtcccatctagagacagttcagggtctttatgtggtttgtattttcgacaaaaatgtatgcagttagtttttgatttagaaaatttaaagccgttttctagacaccatttattaatcctgtttaaacacaactgcaattgccgttcaatggtatgcatatttttaccacgacaagaaatattaaaatcatccacaaataacgacccatcaattgaatcgtttaaaactttagataaactgttgatcttgatgctaaaaagagtgactgacaaaatactgccttgtggaacaccctgatcctgattgtaatgatcagacagggtagagcccacgcggacctggaattgtctgttatttaaaaacttggcaataaattcaggcaaacgacctcgcaagccgaagtcatgtaaatctcgtaaaatgccatatttccaagtagtgtcacatgctttttcaagatcaaaaaagatagacacagcgtgttgtttgttaatcagtgcatttttaacaaatgattctaaacgcactaagtgatcgacagtacttctgtttttgcggaaaccacattgtatatctgtgataaggttattagtttccaagtaccaaacaagtcgattatttatcatgcgttccatggtcttgcaaacacagcttgttaatgaaatcggacgataattggatggatccgtatgatcacgtccaggtttaggtattggtactactatggcatcacgccatgacggaggaaagttacccaatgtccaaatatcatcaaaaatatttaggagagtttctaggcaggattctggtaagtgcttcaggagttgataatgtatgttatcagctccagtagcagtgtcatgagcctgatcaagagcagtatggagttcatgaatagaaaacgtttcattataatcttccccattatcagaattgaaattaatagttttcttttcttgttctttttgatactgctggaatttaggtaaataattagaagaggaagagtgtttagcgagtgtTTCGCCcaatttatttgcgatatctgatttatcagtaagtaattgatctccatctttaagatgatggacagtagatttagtacctttacctttgattttctggaccatgttccataccttggacatgggtgtccgagaatttattttagatacataattttgccaagattggcgtttgttctgtttaaaagtacgccgtgctttagcatttaaaattttaaatttatttaaattatgcaccataggatggcgacggaaataatgttctgcctttttccttgccttcctagcttgtttgcagtcatcgttgaaccatggttttcttatgtgtggaactacagaggactttggtatacactcatcagctatggaattcagttcatccgaaaagcatttaatagcatcgggaacgtcaataaaacgttcaggtgtaagtttttcagcacacagtgtttcatataaaggccagttagcctttttaaaattccgtcttgatgatggaggaacatcagatggagttacagcttttaatatagtaggaaaatggtcacttccacagaggtcatcgtggacggaccattcgaattcatttaatagttcggaatttgtcaatgacaagtcgagagcagaataagt comes from Haliotis asinina isolate JCU_RB_2024 chromosome 13, JCU_Hal_asi_v2, whole genome shotgun sequence and encodes:
- the LOC137259574 gene encoding uncharacterized protein, with product MIQISIPYTGKPSHQISRLLKQQAGIDTTFTTSVTINTLLQANGRKHPQAIKPNPKDVIYKIDCNCEHSYIGETSRPIDTRSKEHQKSTIKSDQKSAVSDHIAAHPDHQINWTDYTILSKNQSDFTKRKITEAIDIKRYDP